In Taeniopygia guttata chromosome Z, bTaeGut7.mat, whole genome shotgun sequence, one genomic interval encodes:
- the MIER3 gene encoding mesoderm induction early response protein 3 isoform X1: protein MAEASFGSSSPVGSLSSEDHDFDPSAEMLVHDYDDERTLEEEEMMEESKNFSSEIEDLEKEGNMPLEDLLAFYGYEPTIPVMPGSSANSSPSELADELPDMTLDKEEIAKDLLSGDDEETQSSADDLTPSVTSHEATDFFPRPLRSNTTCDGDKESDGEDVEADNGNSSEDLRKEIMVGSQYQAEIPAYLGRCSDDEKAYENEDHLLWKPDVISESKVKEYLFETSLRTGNEKMIGRIPEGLHTRDNEQALYELLKSSHNVKEAIERYCSNGKASQEEMTAWTEEECRSFENALLMYGKDFHLIQKNKVRTRTVAECVAFYYMWKKSERYDYFAQQTRFGKKKYNHHPGVTDYMDRLVDEAESLGGAVHSSALTSNSRTETIPDQQLSILNSITANELTALTNSVATVCHTSDVNCLDDAFPPMDSLPRAPVNHVPVGTEELLNLPSNGESDCFNLFETGFYHSELNQMNMCSEEAERPAKRLKMGIAVPESFMNDVSVNNLGVDFENHTHHITSAKMAVSVADFSSLSASETNGFINTHTLHQHAALHSE, encoded by the exons TCTCGAAGAAGAGGAAATGatggaagaaagcaaaaatttcaGCTCTGAAATTGAAGATTTAGAAAAG GAAGGAAACATGCCGTTGGAAGATTTACTGGCATTCTATGGCTATGAACCCACGATTCCAGTTATGCCAGGTTCCAGTGCAAATAGCTCTCCAAGTGAACTTGCAGATGAACTTCCAGATATGACTCTAGATAAA GAGGAAATCGCTAAAGACCTCTTGTCGGGTGATGATGAAGAAACACAGTCCTCTGCTGATGACTTGACACCATCAGTTACTTCACATGAGGCTACTGACTTCTTTCCTCGGCCACTAAGAT CAAACACCACATGTGATGGAGATAAGGAATCTGATGGTGAAGATGTAGAGGCAGACAATGGTAATTCATCTGAAGACTTGAGAAAg GAAATAATGGTTGGTTCACAGTACCAGGCTGAAATTCCAGCTTACCTTGGCAGATGCAGTGATGATGAAAAGG CTTATGAAAATGAAGACCATTTACTTTGGAAACCTGATGTGATCTCAGAAAGTAAAGTTAAAGAATACCTTTTTGAAACCTCCTTAAgaacaggaaatgaaaaaatgatTGGCAGAATTCCTGAAGGACTACATACACGGGATAACGAACAA gcACTGTATGAACTTCTTAAAAGTAGCCATAATGTTAAAGAAGCAATTGAGAGATACTGCTCAAATGGAAAGGCATCTCAGG AAGAGATGACAGCATGGACAGAAGAAGAATGCAGAAGCTTTGAAAATGCACTTCTGATGTATGGAAAAGACTTTCATCTCATACAGAAAAACAAG GTAAGAACCAGAACAGTTGCTGAGTGTGTGGCTTTCTACTACATGTGGAAGAAGTCGGAACGTTATGATTACTTTGCTCAGCAGACAAGatttggaaagaagaaatacaaCCATCATCCAGGAGTTAC GGACTACATGGATCGTTTGGTAGATGAAGCAGAATCCCTTGGAGGAGCAGTGCATTCTTCAGCCTTAACATCTAATAGTCGAACAGAAACCATTCCTGATCAACAGCTAAGCATTCTGAACTCCATCACTGCCAATGAGTTGACAG CACTGACAAACAGTGTAGCTACAGTCTGCCACACTTCAGATGTAAACTGCCTGGATGACGCTTTTCCTCCCATGGACAGCTTACCCCGAGCACCAGTTAATCATGTGCCTGTTGGCACAGAAGAATTGCTTAACTTGCCTAGCAATGGTGAAAGtgattgttttaatttatttgagaCTGGCTTTTATCATTCAGAGCTAAACCAAATGAACATGTGCAGTGAGGAGGCAGAAAGACCTGCGAAGAGATTGAAAATGGGGATTGCTGTCCCAGAATCTTTCATGAATGATGTCTCTGTAAATAACCTTGGTGTGGACTTTGAGAACCACACACACCACATTACCAGTGCCAAAATGGCTGTTTCAGTGGCTGACTTCAGCAGTCTATCTGCAAGTGAGACAAATGGTTTTATCAATACCCACACTCTCCACCAACATGCTGCCCTTCATTCAGAATGA
- the MIER3 gene encoding mesoderm induction early response protein 3 isoform X3, protein MLVHDYDDERTLEEEEMMEESKNFSSEIEDLEKEGNMPLEDLLAFYGYEPTIPVMPGSSANSSPSELADELPDMTLDKEEIAKDLLSGDDEETQSSADDLTPSVTSHEATDFFPRPLRSNTTCDGDKESDGEDVEADNGNSSEDLRKEIMVGSQYQAEIPAYLGRCSDDEKAYENEDHLLWKPDVISESKVKEYLFETSLRTGNEKMIGRIPEGLHTRDNEQALYELLKSSHNVKEAIERYCSNGKASQEEMTAWTEEECRSFENALLMYGKDFHLIQKNKVRTRTVAECVAFYYMWKKSERYDYFAQQTRFGKKKYNHHPGVTDYMDRLVDEAESLGGAVHSSALTSNSRTETIPDQQLSILNSITANELTALTNSVATVCHTSDVNCLDDAFPPMDSLPRAPVNHVPVGTEELLNLPSNGESDCFNLFETGFYHSELNQMNMCSEEAERPAKRLKMGIAVPESFMNDVSVNNLGVDFENHTHHITSAKMAVSVADFSSLSASETNGFINTHTLHQHAALHSE, encoded by the exons TCTCGAAGAAGAGGAAATGatggaagaaagcaaaaatttcaGCTCTGAAATTGAAGATTTAGAAAAG GAAGGAAACATGCCGTTGGAAGATTTACTGGCATTCTATGGCTATGAACCCACGATTCCAGTTATGCCAGGTTCCAGTGCAAATAGCTCTCCAAGTGAACTTGCAGATGAACTTCCAGATATGACTCTAGATAAA GAGGAAATCGCTAAAGACCTCTTGTCGGGTGATGATGAAGAAACACAGTCCTCTGCTGATGACTTGACACCATCAGTTACTTCACATGAGGCTACTGACTTCTTTCCTCGGCCACTAAGAT CAAACACCACATGTGATGGAGATAAGGAATCTGATGGTGAAGATGTAGAGGCAGACAATGGTAATTCATCTGAAGACTTGAGAAAg GAAATAATGGTTGGTTCACAGTACCAGGCTGAAATTCCAGCTTACCTTGGCAGATGCAGTGATGATGAAAAGG CTTATGAAAATGAAGACCATTTACTTTGGAAACCTGATGTGATCTCAGAAAGTAAAGTTAAAGAATACCTTTTTGAAACCTCCTTAAgaacaggaaatgaaaaaatgatTGGCAGAATTCCTGAAGGACTACATACACGGGATAACGAACAA gcACTGTATGAACTTCTTAAAAGTAGCCATAATGTTAAAGAAGCAATTGAGAGATACTGCTCAAATGGAAAGGCATCTCAGG AAGAGATGACAGCATGGACAGAAGAAGAATGCAGAAGCTTTGAAAATGCACTTCTGATGTATGGAAAAGACTTTCATCTCATACAGAAAAACAAG GTAAGAACCAGAACAGTTGCTGAGTGTGTGGCTTTCTACTACATGTGGAAGAAGTCGGAACGTTATGATTACTTTGCTCAGCAGACAAGatttggaaagaagaaatacaaCCATCATCCAGGAGTTAC GGACTACATGGATCGTTTGGTAGATGAAGCAGAATCCCTTGGAGGAGCAGTGCATTCTTCAGCCTTAACATCTAATAGTCGAACAGAAACCATTCCTGATCAACAGCTAAGCATTCTGAACTCCATCACTGCCAATGAGTTGACAG CACTGACAAACAGTGTAGCTACAGTCTGCCACACTTCAGATGTAAACTGCCTGGATGACGCTTTTCCTCCCATGGACAGCTTACCCCGAGCACCAGTTAATCATGTGCCTGTTGGCACAGAAGAATTGCTTAACTTGCCTAGCAATGGTGAAAGtgattgttttaatttatttgagaCTGGCTTTTATCATTCAGAGCTAAACCAAATGAACATGTGCAGTGAGGAGGCAGAAAGACCTGCGAAGAGATTGAAAATGGGGATTGCTGTCCCAGAATCTTTCATGAATGATGTCTCTGTAAATAACCTTGGTGTGGACTTTGAGAACCACACACACCACATTACCAGTGCCAAAATGGCTGTTTCAGTGGCTGACTTCAGCAGTCTATCTGCAAGTGAGACAAATGGTTTTATCAATACCCACACTCTCCACCAACATGCTGCCCTTCATTCAGAATGA
- the MIER3 gene encoding mesoderm induction early response protein 3 isoform X2 has translation MAEASFGSSSPVGSLSSEDHDFDPSAEMLVHDYDDERTLEEEEMMEESKNFSSEIEDLEKEGNMPLEDLLAFYGYEPTIPVMPGSSANSSPSELADELPDMTLDKEEIAKDLLSGDDEETQSSADDLTPSVTSHEATDFFPRPLRSNTTCDGDKESDGEDVEADNGNSSEDLRKEIMVGSQYQAEIPAYLGRCSDDEKAYENEDHLLWKPDVISESKVKEYLFETSLRTGNEKMIGRIPEGLHTRDNEQALYELLKSSHNVKEAIERYCSNGKASQEMTAWTEEECRSFENALLMYGKDFHLIQKNKVRTRTVAECVAFYYMWKKSERYDYFAQQTRFGKKKYNHHPGVTDYMDRLVDEAESLGGAVHSSALTSNSRTETIPDQQLSILNSITANELTALTNSVATVCHTSDVNCLDDAFPPMDSLPRAPVNHVPVGTEELLNLPSNGESDCFNLFETGFYHSELNQMNMCSEEAERPAKRLKMGIAVPESFMNDVSVNNLGVDFENHTHHITSAKMAVSVADFSSLSASETNGFINTHTLHQHAALHSE, from the exons TCTCGAAGAAGAGGAAATGatggaagaaagcaaaaatttcaGCTCTGAAATTGAAGATTTAGAAAAG GAAGGAAACATGCCGTTGGAAGATTTACTGGCATTCTATGGCTATGAACCCACGATTCCAGTTATGCCAGGTTCCAGTGCAAATAGCTCTCCAAGTGAACTTGCAGATGAACTTCCAGATATGACTCTAGATAAA GAGGAAATCGCTAAAGACCTCTTGTCGGGTGATGATGAAGAAACACAGTCCTCTGCTGATGACTTGACACCATCAGTTACTTCACATGAGGCTACTGACTTCTTTCCTCGGCCACTAAGAT CAAACACCACATGTGATGGAGATAAGGAATCTGATGGTGAAGATGTAGAGGCAGACAATGGTAATTCATCTGAAGACTTGAGAAAg GAAATAATGGTTGGTTCACAGTACCAGGCTGAAATTCCAGCTTACCTTGGCAGATGCAGTGATGATGAAAAGG CTTATGAAAATGAAGACCATTTACTTTGGAAACCTGATGTGATCTCAGAAAGTAAAGTTAAAGAATACCTTTTTGAAACCTCCTTAAgaacaggaaatgaaaaaatgatTGGCAGAATTCCTGAAGGACTACATACACGGGATAACGAACAA gcACTGTATGAACTTCTTAAAAGTAGCCATAATGTTAAAGAAGCAATTGAGAGATACTGCTCAAATGGAAAGGCATCTCAGG AGATGACAGCATGGACAGAAGAAGAATGCAGAAGCTTTGAAAATGCACTTCTGATGTATGGAAAAGACTTTCATCTCATACAGAAAAACAAG GTAAGAACCAGAACAGTTGCTGAGTGTGTGGCTTTCTACTACATGTGGAAGAAGTCGGAACGTTATGATTACTTTGCTCAGCAGACAAGatttggaaagaagaaatacaaCCATCATCCAGGAGTTAC GGACTACATGGATCGTTTGGTAGATGAAGCAGAATCCCTTGGAGGAGCAGTGCATTCTTCAGCCTTAACATCTAATAGTCGAACAGAAACCATTCCTGATCAACAGCTAAGCATTCTGAACTCCATCACTGCCAATGAGTTGACAG CACTGACAAACAGTGTAGCTACAGTCTGCCACACTTCAGATGTAAACTGCCTGGATGACGCTTTTCCTCCCATGGACAGCTTACCCCGAGCACCAGTTAATCATGTGCCTGTTGGCACAGAAGAATTGCTTAACTTGCCTAGCAATGGTGAAAGtgattgttttaatttatttgagaCTGGCTTTTATCATTCAGAGCTAAACCAAATGAACATGTGCAGTGAGGAGGCAGAAAGACCTGCGAAGAGATTGAAAATGGGGATTGCTGTCCCAGAATCTTTCATGAATGATGTCTCTGTAAATAACCTTGGTGTGGACTTTGAGAACCACACACACCACATTACCAGTGCCAAAATGGCTGTTTCAGTGGCTGACTTCAGCAGTCTATCTGCAAGTGAGACAAATGGTTTTATCAATACCCACACTCTCCACCAACATGCTGCCCTTCATTCAGAATGA